The nucleotide window TTGCCAAGCGTTCCTTTATATCATATAAGGCAGAATGAAGCCACCATTTGCTGGCACCTCCTGCACGCCAGCCCCCTTCATATTCTTCATCATAAATATATACCGGTAAAACTTTACCTACTGCGGCAGCTTGATATAAAGCTGGATTATCATATAAACGAAAATCTTTTCGAAACCAAACAATAATTCGTTGCTTCATGGTACTTTCTCTCCAGTTATATTGTATAGGTATTGTATAAAATAATTATATATTTTGTTCATTTTATCGTCTAGTAAAGATACTTATATTAGCTTTTGAAAATAATTTTACTTCACATCTCGAGAAGACTGTGATAGTATACACACATACTAACTGACCGAAATGTTCATTTGGTCATTCCGAGGTGAGAAGATGGCGATAGACCGAAGGCGAGCTGTGATAGAGGCGGCAACACAATCCTTTGCATCATTTGGTTACAAAGCAACGACAATGGATCATGTAGCCCGCTTAGCAAATGTCGGAAAAGGAACCATCTATACATTCTTTAAAAACAAAGAAGAGTTGTTTGGCGAAATCATTTCACATTTAATTTTAGAGATGAAAGCAGTAGCAGACGAATGTATAGACTCTGAAGGAACGTTTTTTGAAAATGTTCACCGTACATTATATCGTATATTGGAATTTCGAAAAGAACACCAGTTAACGATTAAGCTTGTACAAGAGGAAAGAGAAATTGGTACCCCGGAAGTACAAGAAATGATGCGGAAACTGGATAGTGCGATTATCTCATATATCAGTACCTATTTAGAAAAGGCGATTGCTAAGGGCGAAATAAGAAAATGCGATCCTGAAATTACAGCGTTTGTTATGCTTCGCTTGTATATATCGCTCATTTTTGACTGGGAAAGAACACGTCAGCCGCTTGAAAAAGAAGAAATTGCACAGTTGTTCGAGCTGTATTTACTGAAAGGATTATCAAAATGATGGTCCTTCTTCTTGCGAGAAAAATGACTAAATGAACAAAATGGTCAAATGTATAATTAGGAGGAGAAACAATAATGAGAGGATTAACGCTGCTAAAGAAAGAGTTCTTAGCGATTGTTAAAAACAAAAAGCTGTTGATTCCTTTACTAGGTGTATTATTTATTCCTGTATTGTATGCAGGGATGTTCTTGTGGGCCTTTTGGGATCCATATGAGCAGCTAAATGATCTACCTGTAGCCGTTGTGAATATGGACGAAGGAGCTGTAAAAGACGGTGAAAACTTGCAGGTAGGTAATGACCTTGTAAAGGAATTGAAAGACAATGATAATTTTAAGTGGGAATTTGTAAGTGAAGCAGAAGCAAAAAAAGGGATGGACGATCGCAAATACTATATGACTGTACGCATTCCAGAAAACTTCTCACATAATGCAACAACATTACTGGATGCAAACCCTGAGAAGTTGCAGCTTGAATATATCCCAAATGAAAGCTTGAACTTTCTTTCATCGCAAATCGGTGGTACAGCTATCGACAAGTT belongs to Ectobacillus sp. JY-23 and includes:
- a CDS encoding TetR/AcrR family transcriptional regulator, translated to MAIDRRRAVIEAATQSFASFGYKATTMDHVARLANVGKGTIYTFFKNKEELFGEIISHLILEMKAVADECIDSEGTFFENVHRTLYRILEFRKEHQLTIKLVQEEREIGTPEVQEMMRKLDSAIISYISTYLEKAIAKGEIRKCDPEITAFVMLRLYISLIFDWERTRQPLEKEEIAQLFELYLLKGLSK